One stretch of Molothrus aeneus isolate 106 chromosome 2, BPBGC_Maene_1.0, whole genome shotgun sequence DNA includes these proteins:
- the BCLAF3 gene encoding BCLAF1 and THRAP3 family member 3, which yields MTRSRSRSPRWKPRSLSPAFRTPEHHRQRHAHNNYDCEYKSFRKDPKKSMPWRTEDDKYGQSNSRFAPHGNNHQRIYERRSPSPNLKRIPMEDAYSHKPYRTHSSERTEGNRRCQLPPKYSEVPYKEHDRPFYQHKMEDRYMFDHYKVTGNEKGMKPFHRPLGASCKLERKWHEDDLRHQRLHEEKYGQSPRRVSDEFTARSSLQKRYPEDHDYREYGHASKRAKEMERYDAGDVARNSKWKQERSFPPCQEKEEQRYPGAQSQRSAEREHLGGSVPKIAYEYSHKRRRHPDGEKPFAGDRALKYVKQEEQKYGSSKGARNSKELDYCGGGRARQTEERHVEEPVKCSSKKGCNACVNCSKTDVELRSFKNKLNERVRKDGELRKNVDSSNSQRDASHTVSDVKMSEANCMREHLTVKVDMKQMVTKYRTASSHTTERQMSHDLVAVGRKKENFHPVFEHMASVKQNIENDPSKEFTQEIITIIHQVKANYFASSDITLHERFSKIQDKSSANTKEVKMHLDPEIHRRIDMSLAELQNKRTVPPESPQNIVRVLEDPNDLRYDIERRRKERLKNEDERVFHVDGVTPRNQQSCSLSKLQTSQVDGFQKPMKFVKPPFRKFIGRPHLNSYYASKSSDTYPHRRIRGHLENAGPIRRHFKSNFADGRLQPHYKSGLVQKGLYIQAKYQRLRSVGVRGFATNKFRDGFLRKEKGNLNIATES from the exons ATGACAAGATCTAGATCAAGATCACCACGATGGAAACCAAG gTCCTTATCTCCAGCTTTTAGGACTCCAGAGCACCATAGGCAAAGGCATGCTCATAATAATTATGACTGTGAATATAAAAGCTTTCGTAAGGACCCAAAAAAGTCTATGCCTTGGAGAACAGAAGATGACAAGTATGGACAAAGCAATTCCAGGTTTGCACCTCATGGAAATAACCACCAGAGAATATATGAACGTAGGTCACCTTCACCAAACTTGAAAAGAATTCCCATGGAAGATGCTTACAGTCATAAGCCCTACAGAACACATTCATCTGAAAGGACTGAAGGCAATAGGAGATGCCAGTTACCACCAAAATACTCGGAAGTACCTTACAAAGAGCATGATCGTCCGTTTTACCAGCACAAAATGGAGGACAGATACATGTTTGATCACTACAAAGTCActggaaatgaaaaaggaaTGAAACCTTTTCATAGACCATTAGGGGCTTCATGcaaacttgaaagaaaatggCATGAAGATGACTTGAGGCACCAGAGGTTACATGAAGAGAAGTATGGTCAGTCACCCAGAAGAGTTTCTGATGAATTTACGGCAAGGAGCTCTTTACAGAAGAG GTATCCTGAAGATCACGATTACAGAGAATATGGGCACGCGTCTAAAAGGGCTAAGGAAATGGAGAGGTATGACGCTGGAGATGTAGCGAGAAATTCCAAGTGGAAGCAAGAACGTTCTTTTCCACCCTGCCaagaaaaggaggagcagagatACCCGGGTGCGCAGTCCCAGCGGTCGGCTGAGAGGGAGCACCTGGGGGGGTCTGTCCCAAAGATAGCCTATGAGTACAGCCACAAACGGCGCCGGCATCCCGACGGGGAGAAGCCTTTTGCAGGAGACAGAGCTCTGAAGTACGTGaagcaggaagagcagaagtACGGCTCTTCCAAGGGTGCCCGGAACAGCAAGGAGCTGGATTACTGCGGTGGGGGCAGAGCGAGGCAGACTGAAGAACGGCATGTTGAGGAACCTGTTAAATGCAGTTCAAAGAAGGGCTGCAATGCTTGTGTTAACTGTTCCAAAACAGATGTTGAGCTGAggtcttttaaaaacaaactgaatGAAAGAGTGAGGAAGGACGGGGAATTGAGGAAAAACGTAGATTCCTCCAATAGCCAGCGTGATGCAAGTCATACTGTTTCAGATGTGAAAATGTCAGAGGCCAACTGTATGAGAGAACATCTCACAGTCAAAGTGGATATGAAGCAAATGGTGACCAAGTACAG gACTGCTTCTAGTCACACTACAGAGAGACAGATGTCCCATGATCTGGTTGCTgttggcagaaaaaaagaaaattttcatccAGTGTTTGAGCACATGGCATCTGTGAAACAAAACATTGAGAACGACCCTTCAAAAGAATTTACTCAGGAAATAATCACAATTATTCATCAAGTTAAAG CAAATTATTTTGCATCTTCTGACATAACTCTGCATGAACGGTTCTCAAAAATTCAGGATAAATCAAGTGCAAATACAAAAGAAGTGAAAATGCATCTGGATCCAGAAATTCACAG GAGGATTGACATGTCTCTAGCAGAACTTCAGAACAAACGAACCGTGCCACCTGAATCTCCCCAG AACATTGTAAGAGTGTTAGAAGATCCAAATGATCTACGGTATGATatagaaaggagaagaaaagagagattGAAGAATGAAGATGAGAGAGTGTTTCATGTAGATGGTGTAACTCCAAG GAACCAGCAAAGCTGCAGTCTTTCAAAGTTGCAAACATCTCAAGTTGATGGTTTCCAAAAGCCTATGAAGTTCGTTAAGCCACCTTTCAGGAAATTTATTGGGAGACCTCATCTG AATTCTTACTATGCTTCAAAATCAAGTGACACTTACCCCCACAGACGTATTAGAGGACACCTTGAAAATGCAGGACCCATCCGAAGGCACTTTAAG AGCAACTTTGCAGATGGCCGTTTGCAACCCCATTATAAATCAGGCTTAGTGCAGAAGGGTTTATATATTCAGGCTAAGTACCAGCGGTTACGTTCTGTTGGTGTAAGGGGATTTGCCACTAATAAATTCAGAGATGGAtttttgaggaaagaaaag gGAAATCTAAATATTGCAACAGAATCCTGA